In the Clostridium beijerinckii genome, one interval contains:
- a CDS encoding MarR family winged helix-turn-helix transcriptional regulator: MNLQEGPSSPNNELYQKQADEIIGVFRNIRRELSCKFEKIAKDCGFTAPQLNVIFHLYMMPSITLNELSDQIGLTKSTVSGIVDRLAKQGVVTREIPKENRRIVRLSISAEFRKNNDICKMKKEFISNLILNSIKNTDPEEVEKIIYGLKQFSILLNNN; this comes from the coding sequence ATGAATCTACAGGAGGGGCCCTCATCGCCGAATAATGAATTATATCAAAAACAAGCGGATGAGATTATTGGTGTATTTAGGAATATTAGAAGAGAATTAAGCTGTAAGTTTGAAAAAATTGCAAAAGATTGCGGATTTACAGCACCTCAATTAAATGTTATATTTCATTTATACATGATGCCGTCGATAACTCTAAATGAATTAAGTGATCAGATAGGATTAACTAAAAGTACAGTTTCAGGAATAGTAGATCGTCTTGCAAAACAGGGAGTTGTTACAAGAGAAATACCAAAGGAAAATCGTAGAATTGTAAGATTGTCAATTTCAGCGGAATTTAGGAAAAACAATGATATTTGCAAAATGAAAAAAGAGTTTATATCAAATCTTATACTAAATTCTATAAAAAATACAGACCCGGAAGAAGTAGAAAAAATAATTTATGGATTAAAACAATTCAGTATATTACTGAATAATAATTAG
- a CDS encoding DHA2 family efflux MFS transporter permease subunit, which translates to MGENNNESLASSWLALAVVIIGTFMSILDSSIVNIALPKMMAVFGVSLDDIKWVLTAYTLALGAIIPLTGYLQEILGAKRIYVFALAMFTVGSMLCGLSWSNTSMIAFRVLQAIGGGMIMPVGMSIIYQIFPREKIGLALGFWGIAAMAAPAIGPTLGGYIIEKMDWRLIFNVNVPVGIVGVILALILLKGTERKPFKSFDIIGFLSSTVGLVSILYVLGEGSSIDWSKLENPILMTLGCLSLVLFIVNELTHPDPLLDLRVFKLFDFTISQIITSVLTLAMMGGVYVLPLFLQNIRGYTPMEAGLIMLPGALVMGFMMPLSGNLLNKVGVKALVIPGLLILAGASYELATAINMNSSKDYIILVNCIRSIGIGLSMMPISTTGMNVVPTHLISRASALSNTLRQVAGSVSVTLMSTLIQGRNDYNYAKLSEQINVYNPTSNSTISTLTKAFMGMGMDTNTARASAVSYIVKIIQGQAYVDAMSYSVVITVVIVFVTIFLALFMGGKKEPKKENKEGEKNESTGGALIAE; encoded by the coding sequence ATGGGAGAGAATAATAACGAATCATTAGCAAGTAGTTGGTTAGCGTTAGCTGTAGTTATTATAGGTACTTTCATGTCTATACTTGATAGTAGTATAGTAAATATTGCTCTTCCTAAAATGATGGCTGTTTTTGGAGTATCTTTAGATGATATAAAGTGGGTGTTAACAGCTTATACATTGGCGCTTGGTGCCATTATACCACTTACTGGATATTTACAAGAAATTTTAGGAGCTAAAAGAATATATGTATTTGCTTTAGCGATGTTTACAGTTGGATCTATGTTATGTGGTCTTTCTTGGAGCAATACAAGTATGATAGCATTTCGTGTCCTCCAAGCCATTGGAGGAGGAATGATAATGCCTGTAGGAATGTCAATAATATATCAAATATTTCCTAGAGAAAAGATTGGATTAGCACTTGGATTTTGGGGGATAGCTGCGATGGCAGCACCTGCAATAGGACCTACTTTGGGTGGATATATTATTGAGAAGATGGACTGGAGACTTATTTTCAATGTTAATGTTCCAGTAGGGATAGTAGGAGTAATATTGGCCTTGATTTTATTAAAGGGGACAGAAAGGAAACCTTTTAAATCCTTTGATATAATTGGATTCTTATCTTCTACTGTAGGACTAGTAAGTATACTATATGTTCTAGGTGAAGGCTCATCAATTGATTGGTCAAAACTTGAGAATCCAATTTTGATGACCCTTGGATGTTTAAGTCTTGTATTATTTATAGTAAATGAATTAACTCATCCGGATCCATTATTAGATTTAAGAGTTTTTAAATTATTTGATTTTACAATTAGCCAAATTATAACTAGTGTATTAACTCTAGCTATGATGGGCGGTGTCTACGTATTACCATTATTTTTACAGAATATAAGAGGATATACACCTATGGAAGCCGGATTAATAATGTTGCCGGGAGCTCTGGTAATGGGATTTATGATGCCTCTTAGCGGTAATTTATTAAATAAAGTTGGCGTAAAAGCACTGGTTATACCTGGACTTTTAATACTTGCAGGCGCTTCATATGAACTTGCAACAGCTATAAATATGAATTCGAGTAAAGACTATATCATACTTGTTAATTGTATAAGGTCCATTGGAATAGGATTAAGTATGATGCCGATTAGTACTACCGGGATGAACGTTGTTCCAACACATTTAATTAGTAGAGCATCAGCACTTTCAAATACCTTAAGACAGGTAGCAGGTTCAGTTAGTGTTACTTTAATGTCTACTCTTATACAAGGAAGAAATGATTATAATTATGCAAAGTTATCAGAACAAATTAATGTATATAATCCAACTTCTAATAGCACAATAAGTACATTAACTAAAGCATTTATGGGAATGGGAATGGATACAAATACTGCTAGAGCTTCTGCAGTATCTTATATAGTGAAAATAATTCAAGGTCAAGCGTATGTAGATGCTATGTCATATTCAGTTGTAATAACTGTTGTTATAGTATTCGTCACTATATTCTTAGCTTTATTTATGGGTGGAAAGAAAGAGCCTAAAAAAGAAAATAAAGAAGGTGAAAAAAATGAATCTACAGGAGGGGCCCTCATCGCCGAATAA